The Cheilinus undulatus linkage group 2, ASM1832078v1, whole genome shotgun sequence genome has a window encoding:
- the LOC121525757 gene encoding zinc finger and SCAN domain-containing protein 31-like isoform X2, producing the protein MSSTENLREFIIERLTAAAEDIFGVFQRTIFEYEAEIDRQRRLLDIVWQPHVNLHRIDVPQQHECKDEEVVADQQPCDQERKFSLDQEEPEPPQIKEEQEELCSSQRGEEPIVKQETETVMLTPTNEENDQTEPEQQHEQQLLSHTSHVTENQDPKESKHMDSESRGTSEPTQKVRHKTRRIQKTKASKTDCSPHQSQKFLKCETHGVRVKSESDMQTHQGVYVGKKIHSCKICGKIFVSKSDLTQHTSPHTGERPYSCKTCGKSFFKAYKLDCSLYSSYT; encoded by the exons atgagtTCAACTGAGAATCTGAGAGAGTTTATCATCGAGCGgctaactgctgctgctgaagacaTTTTTGGAGTTTTTCAGAGAACTATCTTCGAGTACGAGGCAGAGATCGATCGACAGCGCAGACTGCTGGATATCGTTTGGCAGCCTCACGTCAACTTACACAGAATAG ATGTCCCACAGCAACATGAGTGTAAAGATGAGGAGGTTGTGGCTGACCAGCAGCCCTGTGACCAGGAGAGGAAGTTCAGTCTGGACCAAGAGGAGccagagcctccacagattaaggaggagcaggaggaacTCTGCAGCAGTCAGAGGGGAGAGGAGCCCATAGTGAAGCAAGAGACTGAGACAGTCATGTTGACTCCTACTAATGAAGAAAATGACCAGACTGAACCTGAACAACAGCACGAACAGCAGCTCCTCTCTCACACCTCCCATGTCACAGAAAATCAAGATCCCAAAGAAAGCAAGCACATGGACTCAGAATCAAGAGGAACATCAGAACCAACACAAAAAGTAAGACATAAGACGAGAAGAATTCAGAAAACTAAAGCATCAAAGACTGATTGTAGTCCTCACCagagtcagaagtttttgaAATGTGAAACACATGGTGTAAGGGTTAAGAGCGAGTCAGACATGCAGACACATCAGGGTGTCTATGTTGGTAAGAAGATACATTCATGCAAGATTTGTGGGAAAATTTTTGTCTCCAAGTCAGATTTGACTCAACATACAAGCCCCCACACAGGTGAGAGGCCATATTCATGCAAGACATGTGGAAAAAGTTTTTTCAAGGCTTACAAACTTGACTGCTCATTGTACAGTTCATACACATGA